The stretch of DNA ACTCGTCCTGCAGCGAGCGCATCGTGTTGAGCACTTGGGCCTGAATCGAGACGTCGAGCGCCGTCACGGGTTCGTCACAGACGATGAAGTCCGGATTCACGCTCAGCGCACGCGCCAAGTTCACCCGCTGGCGCTGGCCGCCCGAGAAGGCGTGCGGGTGGCGGTTGTAGTGCTGCGGGTCCAGTCCGACCTTCGCCAGCAGTTCGCGTGCCTTCTCCTCGCGCTCGTCGGCGTCGTACAGCCCGTGGGCCTTCATCGGTTCCTCCACGATGGGACCGATTTTCATCCGCGGGTCCAGCGAGGACTGCGGGTCCTGGAAGATCATCTGCATGTCCTTGCGCTGGGTACGCAGTTCTTCCCCGCCCAATGCGGTCAGGTCGTTGCCCTTGAAGTACACTGTCCCGTCCGTCGGTTCGATGAGTCGCAGGATGGTCCGTGCGAGCGTGCTTTTCCCACAGCCCGATTCGCCGACCAAGCCGAGCGTCTCGCCCTTCCGAATCGAAAAGGAGACGTCCTCGACGGCCCGGACGCTCTTCTGCTCGCCGAACAGGCCGGACAGGAAGCCGCCGCTGTCGGAGAAGTGTTTCGTGAGACCGTCCACTTCGAGGATGGTCTCGGTTGGCCGTCTCGCTCTCCGCATCTCG from Haladaptatus sp. R4 encodes:
- a CDS encoding dipeptide/oligopeptide/nickel ABC transporter ATP-binding protein, with translation MRRARRPTETILEVDGLTKHFSDSGGFLSGLFGEQKSVRAVEDVSFSIRKGETLGLVGESGCGKSTLARTILRLIEPTDGTVYFKGNDLTALGGEELRTQRKDMQMIFQDPQSSLDPRMKIGPIVEEPMKAHGLYDADEREEKARELLAKVGLDPQHYNRHPHAFSGGQRQRVNLARALSVNPDFIVCDEPVTALDVSIQAQVLNTMRSLQDE